The Phragmites australis chromosome 15, lpPhrAust1.1, whole genome shotgun sequence genome window below encodes:
- the LOC133893345 gene encoding BTB/POZ domain-containing protein At3g22104-like isoform X1 produces the protein MSRVLEVDVNGGVFVVDKDVLARFCGRIDSLVVAPAASARRPTRVVLHGFPGGREAFEVVARLCYANGGGGVAVTAANACTLRCAAEFLDMAADAPTAASTAAPSLVKMTEKVLEEMPHWPWHSVVDAVKQCQRLLPLADSTGVFDRALAALVSHMAVPPVGDATPTSSSPESSAFRFSCDTKSSSLSLRGSCISLTWWFEDLVALSPGTVERVATALVARGTDHGVVSRFLFYYLKCCIAGASADDKKAMLEASIAVMAGLDRSAVSCKGLFGILRISAPLKLADACQDRLVAMIGRKLDHATLDNLLVPAPPGTGSLYDVSLVLRFLEAFLRGGARDEPARLKKMGQLMDLYLAEVAPDPSLRPAKFVELATALPAPARDCHDALYRAIDVYFQVHSRLTDDDKMKICRGLSYEKLSPECCTHLAQNAGFPTRAAVQALASQHTVLKSLVLRDPGQLKPVPSPPPSTTNSYDDGENDGQVILYAGRLDLSLENQNLRSLLDGMHWRVMELEKVCSRMKTQMTKMKASRGGSCTARSLPRMCS, from the exons ATGAGCCGTGTTCTTGAGGTGGATGTGAACGGCGGGGTCTTCGTTGTTGATAAG GACGTTCTTGCGAGGTTCTGTGGTAGGATCGACAGCTTGGTGGTCGCGCCAGCGGCGTCGGCGAGGCGGCCTACGAGAGTGGTGCTACACGGATTCCCCGGCGGCCGTGAGGCGTTCGAGGTCGTGGCGAGGCTCTGTTAcgccaacggcggcggcggcgtcgcggtGACCGCGGCCAACGCCTGTACGCTGCGCTGCGCGGCGGAGTTCTTGGACATGGCGGCGGACGCGCCCACAGCGGCGTCAACCGCCGCACCGAGCCTGGTAAAGATGACGGAGAAGGTCCTCGAGGAGATGCCGCACTGGCCGTGGCACAGCGTCGTGGACGCCGTGAAGCAGTGCCAGCGCCTGCTCCCGCTCGCTGACTCCACCGGGGTGTTCGACAGGGCCTTGGCCGCGCTGGTGTCCCACATGGCTGTGCCCCCGGTCGGAGACGCCACCCCGACGAGCTCCTCGCCGGAGAGCTCGGCCTTCCGGTTCTCGTGCGACACCAAGAGCAGCAGCCTCAGCCTACGTGGTTCCTGCATCAGCCTCACCTGGTGGTTCGAGGACCTCGTCGCGCTCAGCCCCGGCACGGTAGAGCGTGTTGCCACGGCGCTCGTGGCCAGGGGCACCGACCACGGCGTCGTCTCCCGGTTCCTCTTCTACTACCTCAAGTGCTGCATCGCTGGCGCGAGCGCGGACGACAAGAAGGCGATGCTTGAAGCGTCGATCGCCGTCATGGCCGGCCTCGACCGGAGCGCGGTCTCCTGCAAGGGCCTCTTTGGCATCCTGAGGATCTCCGCGCCGCTGAAGCTGGCCGACGCCTGCCAGGATCGGCTCGTTGCCATGATCGGCCGGAAGCTGGACCATGCGACGCTGGACAACCTGCTCGTCCCGGCGCCGCCCGGGACGGGCAGCCTGTACGACGTGAGCCTGGTGCTCAGGTTCTTGGAGGCCTTCCTccgcggcggcgcgcgcgaCGAGCCGGCAAGACTGAAGAAGATGGGGCAGCTCATGGACCTGTACCTGGCCGAGGTCGCCCCGGACCCGTCGCTGCGCCCAGCCAAGTTCGTCGAGCTGGCCACTGCGCTGCCGGCTCCGGCGAGGGATTGCCACGACGCGCTGTATCGCGCCATCGACGTCTACTTCCAG GTTCACTCTCGGCTGACGGACGACGACAAGATGAAGATCTGCAGGGGGCTCAGCTACGAGAAGCTGTCGCCGGAGTGCTGCACGCACCTCGCGCAGAACGCCGGGTTCCCGACGAGGGCGGCGGTGCAGGCGCTGGCGTCGCAGCACACCGTGCTCAAGAGCCTCGTCCTTCGGGACCCGGGCCAGCTGAAACCGGTGCCGTCCCCTCCCCCGTCCACCACGAACAGCTACGACGACGGAGAGAACGACGGGCAGGTCATCCTGTACGCCGGGAGGCTGGACCTGTCGCTGGAGAACCAGAACCTGAGGTCGCTCCTGGACGGGATGCACTGGCGGGTGATGGAGCTGGAGAAGGTGTGCAGCCGGATGAAGACGCAGATGACCAAGATGAAGGCCAGTAGAGGCGGCAGCTGCACCGCGAGGTCGCTCCCCaggatgtgttcttga
- the LOC133893345 gene encoding BTB/POZ domain-containing protein At3g22104-like isoform X2: MAADAPTAASTAAPSLVKMTEKVLEEMPHWPWHSVVDAVKQCQRLLPLADSTGVFDRALAALVSHMAVPPVGDATPTSSSPESSAFRFSCDTKSSSLSLRGSCISLTWWFEDLVALSPGTVERVATALVARGTDHGVVSRFLFYYLKCCIAGASADDKKAMLEASIAVMAGLDRSAVSCKGLFGILRISAPLKLADACQDRLVAMIGRKLDHATLDNLLVPAPPGTGSLYDVSLVLRFLEAFLRGGARDEPARLKKMGQLMDLYLAEVAPDPSLRPAKFVELATALPAPARDCHDALYRAIDVYFQVHSRLTDDDKMKICRGLSYEKLSPECCTHLAQNAGFPTRAAVQALASQHTVLKSLVLRDPGQLKPVPSPPPSTTNSYDDGENDGQVILYAGRLDLSLENQNLRSLLDGMHWRVMELEKVCSRMKTQMTKMKASRGGSCTARSLPRMCS, from the exons ATGGCGGCGGACGCGCCCACAGCGGCGTCAACCGCCGCACCGAGCCTGGTAAAGATGACGGAGAAGGTCCTCGAGGAGATGCCGCACTGGCCGTGGCACAGCGTCGTGGACGCCGTGAAGCAGTGCCAGCGCCTGCTCCCGCTCGCTGACTCCACCGGGGTGTTCGACAGGGCCTTGGCCGCGCTGGTGTCCCACATGGCTGTGCCCCCGGTCGGAGACGCCACCCCGACGAGCTCCTCGCCGGAGAGCTCGGCCTTCCGGTTCTCGTGCGACACCAAGAGCAGCAGCCTCAGCCTACGTGGTTCCTGCATCAGCCTCACCTGGTGGTTCGAGGACCTCGTCGCGCTCAGCCCCGGCACGGTAGAGCGTGTTGCCACGGCGCTCGTGGCCAGGGGCACCGACCACGGCGTCGTCTCCCGGTTCCTCTTCTACTACCTCAAGTGCTGCATCGCTGGCGCGAGCGCGGACGACAAGAAGGCGATGCTTGAAGCGTCGATCGCCGTCATGGCCGGCCTCGACCGGAGCGCGGTCTCCTGCAAGGGCCTCTTTGGCATCCTGAGGATCTCCGCGCCGCTGAAGCTGGCCGACGCCTGCCAGGATCGGCTCGTTGCCATGATCGGCCGGAAGCTGGACCATGCGACGCTGGACAACCTGCTCGTCCCGGCGCCGCCCGGGACGGGCAGCCTGTACGACGTGAGCCTGGTGCTCAGGTTCTTGGAGGCCTTCCTccgcggcggcgcgcgcgaCGAGCCGGCAAGACTGAAGAAGATGGGGCAGCTCATGGACCTGTACCTGGCCGAGGTCGCCCCGGACCCGTCGCTGCGCCCAGCCAAGTTCGTCGAGCTGGCCACTGCGCTGCCGGCTCCGGCGAGGGATTGCCACGACGCGCTGTATCGCGCCATCGACGTCTACTTCCAG GTTCACTCTCGGCTGACGGACGACGACAAGATGAAGATCTGCAGGGGGCTCAGCTACGAGAAGCTGTCGCCGGAGTGCTGCACGCACCTCGCGCAGAACGCCGGGTTCCCGACGAGGGCGGCGGTGCAGGCGCTGGCGTCGCAGCACACCGTGCTCAAGAGCCTCGTCCTTCGGGACCCGGGCCAGCTGAAACCGGTGCCGTCCCCTCCCCCGTCCACCACGAACAGCTACGACGACGGAGAGAACGACGGGCAGGTCATCCTGTACGCCGGGAGGCTGGACCTGTCGCTGGAGAACCAGAACCTGAGGTCGCTCCTGGACGGGATGCACTGGCGGGTGATGGAGCTGGAGAAGGTGTGCAGCCGGATGAAGACGCAGATGACCAAGATGAAGGCCAGTAGAGGCGGCAGCTGCACCGCGAGGTCGCTCCCCaggatgtgttcttga